Genomic DNA from Acyrthosiphon pisum isolate AL4f unplaced genomic scaffold, pea_aphid_22Mar2018_4r6ur Scaffold_1007;HRSCAF=1474, whole genome shotgun sequence:
ttacttattaatattaaacacataatttttaaactaatttattaccTCTAAAACAATTGCCAGTATACTTCGTGCGTCCAAACGTCCTTTATCTACCTCAGGAACTGGAACACGTACAGTTGAATGAACTGCCACCGGCAATAGCTTCTTATCCGACCACGCCATCATTTTTTTCGCTtgattttcaagatttttccTTGGCTCTCATTCGCAAGACATTGGCGTtttcgttatttaatttaatagtggCCCGGGTAGTTGTAGCTAGGTAATAGTTGTTCTGTGTCTGATACTTCATTTTCGACATTTGAATTAATTTCTGGTGCTTGTTCTGTGTCTGATACTTCATTTTCGACATTTGAATTAATTTCTGTCGCTTGTTCTGTGATTAATTCAGCTAATTGTTCTTCATTTTCTATCGTACTTATTACATAATGTGGTAAATTTGAAGTGTTTagaccaattttaattttgcagcCAAATAAAGCTTCATATGGAGACATTTTAATGCCAGAATGATAAGCTCGGTTTTTCATAAGCTGGATGAAGCGAAGTCCTTGGCTCCAGTGTCGGTTTTTTTCATCTTGCATCCACGTTGTCAACATATTCTCAATATCCTGATTAGCACGTTCTACACTACCTTGAGATTGGCTGTGCCTCGGTTTGCCATGTACTATTTTTAATTCGGGCCACATGTTTCTTAAATTAGATACTATTTGGTTCGAAAACTCTCGTCCATTATCCGATTGTAAAATAGTAGGAGCTCCAAGCAACGtgaaaatatctataatgttataacttataagctaccTCTTCAGCTCGCTTAAATTCGAGGGGTTTGAGAACAACAAACTTCGTGAGGTGATCCTGGTACAccataatgaatttaaatttcccatCAGGATGAGACTGGAAATCTATCAAATCAACTTGCCATCGGGAATTAAAGTCAGAAGATATTATTGGTTTAACTACTACTCCTTTTTTTCGAgcctttttgtttttgttgacaTGGTTCACAAAAANNNNNNNNNNNNNNNNNNNNNNNNNNNNNNNNNNNNNNNNNNNNNNNNNNNNNNNNNNNNNNNNNNNNNNNNNNNNNNNNNNNNNNNNNNNNNNNNNNNNNNNNNNNNNNNNNNNNNNNNNNNNNNNNNNNNNNNNNNNNNNNNNNNNNNNNNNNNNNNNNNNNNNNNNNNNNNNNNNNNNNNNNNNNNNNNNNNNNNNNNNNNNNNNNNNNNNNNNNNNNNNNNNNNNNNNNNNNNNNNNNNNNNNNNNNNNNNNNNNNNNNNNNNNNNNNNNNNNNNNNNNNNNNNNNNNNNNNNNNNNNNNNNNNNNNNNNNNNNNNNNNNNNNNNNNNNNNNNNNNNNNNNNNNNNNNNNNNNNNNNNNNNNNNNNNNNNNNNNNNNNNNNNNNNNNNNNNNNNNNNNNNNNNNNNNNNNNNNNNNNNNNNNNNNNNNNNNNNNNNNNNNNNNNNNNNNNNNNNNNNNNNNNNNNNNNNNNNNNNNNNNNNNNNNNNNNNNNNNNNNNNNNNNNNNNNNNNNNNNNNNNNNNNNNNNNNNNNNNNNNNNNNNNNNNNNNNNNNNNNNNNNNNNNNNNNNNNNNNNNNNNNNNNNNNNNNNNNNNNNNNNNNNNNNNNNNNNNNNNNNNNNNNNNNNNNNNNNNNNNNNNNNNNNNNNNNNNNNNNNNNNNNNNNNNNNNNNNNNNNNNNNNNNNNNNNNNNNNNNNNNNNNNNNNNNNNNNNNNNNNNNNNNNNNNNNNNNNNNNNNNNNNNNNNNNNNNNNNNNNNNNNNNNNNNNNNNNNNNNNNNNNNNNNNNNNNNNNNNNNNNNNNNNNNNNNNNNNNNNNNNNNNNNNNNNNNNNNNNNNNNNNNNNNNNNNNNNNNNNNNNNNNNNNNNNNNNNNNNNNNNNNNNNNNNNNNNNNNNNNNNNNNNNNNNNNNNNNNNNNNNNNNNNNNNNNNNNNNNNNNNNNNNNNNNNNNNNNNNNNNNNNNNNNNNNNNNNNNNNNNNNNNNNNNNNNNNNNNNNNNNNNNNNNNNNNNNNNNNNNNNNNNNNNNNNNNNNNNNNNNNNNNNNNNNNNNNNNNNNNNNNNNNNNNNNNNNNNNNNNNNNNNNNNNNNNNNNNNNNNNNNNNNNNNNNNNNNNNNNNNNNNNNNNNNNNNNNNNNNNNNNNNNNNNNNNNNNNNNNNNNNNNNNNNNNNNNNNNNNNNNNNNNNNNNNNNNNNNNNNNNNNNNNNNNNNNNNNNNNNNNNNNNNNNNNNNNNNNNNNNNNNNNNNNNNNNNNNNNNNNNNNNNNNNNNNNNNNNNNNNNNNNNNNNNNNNNNNNNNNNNNNNNNNNNNNNNNNNNNNNNNNNNNNNNNNNNNNNNNNNNNNNNNNNNNNNNNNNNNNNNNNNNNNNNNNNNNNNNNNNNNNNNNNNNNNNNNNNNNNNNNNNNNNNNNNNNNNNNNNNNNNNNNNNNNNNNNNNNNNNNNNNNNNNNNNNNNNNNNNNNNNNNNNNNNNNNNNNNNNNNNNNNNNNNNNNNNNNNNNNNNNNNNNNNNNNNNNNNNNNNNNNNNNNNNNNNNNNNNNNNNNNNNNNNNNNNNNNNNNNNNNNNNNNNNNNNNNNNNNNNNNNNNNNNNNNNNNNNNNNNNNNNNNNNNNNNNNNNNNNNNNNNNNNNNNNNNNNNNNNNNNNNNNNNNNNNNNNNNNNNNNNNNNNNNNNNNNNNNNNNNNNNNNNNNNNNNNNNNNNNNNNNNNNNNNNNNNNNNNNNNNNNNNNNNNNNNNNNNNNNNNNNNNNNNNNNNNNNNNNNNNNNNNNNNNNNNNNNNNNNNNNNNNNNNNNNNNNNNNNNNNNNNNNNNNNNNNNNNNNNNNNNNNNNNNNNNNNNNNNNNNNNNNNNNNNNNNNNNNNNNNNNNNNNNNNNNNNNNNNNNNNNNNNNNNNNNNNNNNNNNNNNNNNNNNNNNNNNNNNNNNNNNNNNNNNNNNNNNNNNNNNNNNNNNNNNNNNNNNNNNNNNNNNNNNNNNNNNNNNNNNNNNNNNNNNNNNNNNNNNNNNNNNNNNNNNNNNNNNNNNNNNNNNNNNNNNNNNNNNNNNNNNNNNNNNNNNNNNNNNNNNNNNNNNNNNNNNNNNNNNNNNNNNNNNNNNNNNNNNNNNNNNNNNNNNNNNNNNNNNNNNNNNNNNNNNNNNNNNNNNNNNNNNNNNNNNNNNNNNNNNNN
This window encodes:
- the LOC103311193 gene encoding KRAB-A domain-containing protein 2-like: MWPELKIVHGKPRHSQSQGSVERANQDIENMLTTWMQDEKNRHWSQGLRFIQLMKNRAYHSGIKMSPYEALFGCKIKIGLNTSNLPHYVISTIENEEQLAELITEQATEINSNVENEVSDTEQAPEINSNVENEVSDTEQLLPSYNYPGHY